Genomic window (Cystobacter fuscus DSM 2262):
CGCGCCAGGCCACCTTGGGTTGTCCCACTCGGGCTTCCACGCCGTACTCGGTTCTCAGCCGGTCCACAATGATCTCCAGGTGCAGCTCTCCCATGCCGGAGAGCAGTTGCTGTCCGGACTCGGCATCCACGCCCACGTGCAGCGAGGGGTCCTCCGCGGCGAGCCGGGCGAGCCCCTCCTCCATGCGCTGCTGGTCCGCGCGCGAGGCGGCCTCCACGGCGAGCTGGATGACGGGCTCGGGGACGTGGAGCGACTCGAGGAGCACGGGGGACTCGGGGGAGCAGAGCGTGTCGCCGGTGCGCACGCCCTTGAGGTTGAGCGCGGCGCAGATGTCGCCCGCGTGCACCTCGTCCACCTCCTCGCGCTTGTTGGCATGCATGAACATGAGACGTCCCACGCGCTCGCGGCGCTGTTGACGGGTGTTGAGCACGGCCATGCCCGTGCGCAGCGTGCCCGAGTAGACGCGCAGGAACACGATGGTCCCCACGGCCTTGTCGTGCATGAGCTTGAAGACGAGCGCGCTCACGGGCTCCTCCTCCGCGGACGCACGCACGTCCGACGGCGCGGGCAGGTAGTTGACGATGGCGTCCAGCAACATGCGCACTCCCTTGTTCTTGAAGGCCGCCCCGCACAGCACGGGCACGAGCCTCCTCTGGAGCGTCCCCGAGCGCAGCGCGCGCTCCAGCTCCTCCTCGGTGATGTCTCCCCAACGCCCGTCCACGTACTTCTCCAGCAGCGTGCCGTCCTCCTCGGCGCACGCCTCGATGAGCCGCAGGCGCAGGGCCTCGGCCCACTCGCGCAGGGACGCGGGGATGTCCTGTCCCTCGCGGGTCTCGCCGCCCTCCTCGTCGAAGAAGAAGGCGCGCATGCGGACCAGGTCGATGAGGCCGCGGAAGTCCGCGCCCTCGCCGATGGGCAGTTGCACCGGCACGGACCGGACGCCCAGCCGCTGACGGATGGAGTCCACGCACATGCCGAAGTCCGCGCCCACCTTGTCCATCTTGTTGAGGAACGCGATGCGCGGCACGCCGTGGCGATCCGCCTGGCGCCAGACCGTCTCGGATTGGGGCTCCACGCCCTGGCTGCCGTCGAACACGGCCACGGCCCCGTCGAGCACGCGCAGCGAGCGCTCCACCTCGATGGTGAAGTCCACGTGCCCCGGCGTGTCGATGATGTTGAGACGGTGCTCGGTGCCCGAGAAGGGCCCGCGCATGGGCTTCCAGGAGGCGGTGGTGGCCGCCGAGGTGATGGTGATGCCGCGCTGCTTCTCCTGCACCATCCAATCCATCTCGGTGGAGCCGGTGTGCACCTCGCCCATGGCGTGGATGCGGCCGGTGAAGAAGAGGATGCGCTCGGTGAGCGTGGTCTTGCCCGCGTCGATGTGGGCCATGATGCCGATGTTGCGGTAGCGCTCGATTCGAGTGGTGCGAGACATAAAGACTTCCCGTTCCCGGCGGAGGAGAGCCTCCGCGGGTTGAAGACAGACACTGGTTGGAAATGGAGGGAGCGGCGGGCCTGGCGGGCGGACGCACGCATGCCCGGAGCGACCCCTCGGGGCGGCTCAGGACGACGTGAGGACACACGAGGGCCCGGCGGGATCAGGGGCGGAAGCTCAGACTCCAGGGGCACACGGGAACCAGCCACCCGCGCACCCGGAGCACCGAGTCCGCCTGCTCAAATGTCGAGCAGCACCTTGTTGCGGGACAGACGCACGTCCACCGTCGACGCGGAGACGCGCTCGGACGGCACACCCAGGATGGTGGTGACGGGCTTCATGACCAGGACATATTGCAACAGCTTTCCCGGTTGTCAATCCCGTGCGTGTCTGGGCCTGGAGGAGCGCTCTCTTTATTCCACGAATTCCGTGGCGCCGCCCACCACGTACTGGGAAGCACGACCTACGGCTTTCCGGACTGACGATCCCAGGAGTACAGCAGCGCGAGCAAATCCGACGTGCACGCACCGGACACGCGCTCGAACGCAGGTGGAGGGAGCGCGGCGAGGCGTTCGCGCTGGAAAGCAGGATCGGCTACCACATCCCGATGCTTCAGGTTGCGTGCGAAGGAGAGCGCATGGGGCATTTGCCGGAGGATGGCCTCGATGCAGTCTTCCCGGGTCGCTCGTGCCATGCGCTCCGCCGCTGCCGTCAGGCGCTCGCGCACTGGGGTTTCCCCTCCTGGGCACCAGGCATCCATGGCCCAGTCACAAGTGGCTTCCATCAATTCATCCAAGGTGAACGGAGCACCTAACGTCTTGAAGAGGTAGCGCGCCCCCTGGAGCGGCTCCCAGAAACGCAGCACGGCCTGGAGGCGCAGCGCCGTGCGCTCAGCACTCACCGGGACCATGGCCGAAGTGGCGAAGTACAGCGCGCCCCAGGCGGCATCGAGGAAGCCCGCCTCGTACGCATCCCTGGCGGGGAATGTGTTCTGACCCTCCAGTGCTTCGGACAAGCCGCTCATGACATGGGACACCATGTAAAGCCGCCATGCTGGGCGCTCGTGCTGTAGATCCGCCCCCTCGTGCGTCAGCACCACATCGCTGAGGAGCACCTCCTGCATCTGAAGAGGAGCAGGAAAGGAGCCGTCCTTCCCGTACAGCGCGCCACACCGCAGGCCCTCTTTCCGAGTCTTCCGCTGCACTGAGGAGAAGGTGCCATGCAGGAATGACGGTAGTTGCAGAGAAACTGGCGGTCCAGGCGTCATGACGCGCGTCCTATCAAACCGGGTCATCAGCGAGAAAGAGGCATGCTCGCGGCGGCGGGCACTCGCGATGGGGTCGCAGCAGGTGTCGGTCGCGCTGGAAAGGGGACAACCTGTCCACCGCCCTGGTGCGGGGGTTGTTGAGTCCCTGAGCCCGAACTCATCCGGCCCAGAATCGCACTCGAGAAGAACCCCGTCGCGGCAGTGCCAACGACCTCAATGACGATGCCGACCACACCGCGCAAGGTAGCGAGCCGTTCGCGCCGACTGACCAGTCCTTCCACGGCTTGTCCAACCCACCCACCGTATTGCCTAATCTCCTGTTCGGTGAGCACCACCCAATGGCCAGCATCATATGCCGCGACCTCGGACTCGAAGAGCTGCTGGCTACGAGTCCACCGGTACTGGACCACCCCTGGCTCGTTGGTCCGCCACTCCAGACGCCAGATGTATTGCCCTCGCGCGAAACGTATCAGGACCTCGCCTTGGAACTCCGTTCCCCCCAAGAAGCTCGCTTCTGGAGAAACGGCCCGGTTCAGCACGGCCAGATAGACTTGCACTTCCTGTCGGCCTTCCAGAAGACCTTTCTCATTCCAGGGCTTGATCTCGAAGACGTACAAAGCGGTAACATCGGTGATATCTGGGCGGAGCTTGCGCTCATTCGGGAGCAGACGGTACTTGTCCCCGAGCCTCGCGTCCTCAAGGATGGCATCAATTGTCTTTGTATTATAGAACGCGCGATTCTGCGGGTAATGCACCCCGTACATATATGCGATCAGCCTGTGCGCGGCGTTACCAAGGAAGAACTCCCAAGGCATTTCTGAATTCGGATTGCGGCCAGGGACGTTGTAGCCCTCATGCAACGGATGGGAAGA
Coding sequences:
- the fusA gene encoding elongation factor G, encoding MSRTTRIERYRNIGIMAHIDAGKTTLTERILFFTGRIHAMGEVHTGSTEMDWMVQEKQRGITITSAATTASWKPMRGPFSGTEHRLNIIDTPGHVDFTIEVERSLRVLDGAVAVFDGSQGVEPQSETVWRQADRHGVPRIAFLNKMDKVGADFGMCVDSIRQRLGVRSVPVQLPIGEGADFRGLIDLVRMRAFFFDEEGGETREGQDIPASLREWAEALRLRLIEACAEEDGTLLEKYVDGRWGDITEEELERALRSGTLQRRLVPVLCGAAFKNKGVRMLLDAIVNYLPAPSDVRASAEEEPVSALVFKLMHDKAVGTIVFLRVYSGTLRTGMAVLNTRQQRRERVGRLMFMHANKREEVDEVHAGDICAALNLKGVRTGDTLCSPESPVLLESLHVPEPVIQLAVEAASRADQQRMEEGLARLAAEDPSLHVGVDAESGQQLLSGMGELHLEIIVDRLRTEYGVEARVGQPKVAWRETLRRRVRQEYRHVRQSGGPGQYAHVVLEVGPAPRGAGLVFVDDTHGGVIPREFIPAIEKGVEGAMRRGVLSGHPVVDVEVRLLDGSTHVRDSTPQAFMMAGSLAFQEAARHAGVRLLEPVMDVEVTTPEEFLGDVLGDLSSRRGRVGGLEGHGATRSVSARVPMANLFGYVTSLRGRTQGRASASLRLSAYEPVPDALQDSVLEARA